One Alligator mississippiensis isolate rAllMis1 chromosome 12, rAllMis1, whole genome shotgun sequence DNA window includes the following coding sequences:
- the FAM163B gene encoding protein FAM163B, with translation MTAGTVVITGGILATVILLCIIAVLCYCRLQYYCCKKDESEEDEEEPDFAVHSHIPPLHSNRNVVLTNGPSVYAASSPFHKKHSQCRTVCPSCSHYEPPTFFLQQPPEEVRNGGDRVSYKNISQEDIELPVSVSNLQALNPNRLSAMREAFSRSRSISTDV, from the exons ATGACAGCCGGGACTGTGGTCATCACAGGTGGAATATTAGCGACTGTCATTTTGCTTTGTATCATCGCGGTTCTCTGCTACTGTAGACTCCAG TATTACTGCTGCAAAAAAGACGAGTCCGAAGAGGATGAGGAGGAGCCAGATTTCGCCGTGCACTCCCACATCCCTCCGCTCCACAGCAACCGCAATGTAGTGCTGACCAACGGGCCCTCCGTCTACGCCGCCTCCTCGCCCTTCCACAAGAAGCACTCGCAGTGCCGGACGgtgtgccccagctgctcccactaTGAGCCGCCCACCTTCTTCCTCCAGCAGCCCCCCGAAGAGGTCCGCAATGGGGGCGACCGCGTCAGCTACAAGAACATCAGCCAGGAAGATATTGAACTGCCGGTGAGCGTATCGAACCTGCAAGCACTGAACCCAAACCGGCTCTCGGCCATGCGGGAGGCTTTCTCTCGCAGCCGGAGCATAAGCACGGATGTCTGA